The following proteins are encoded in a genomic region of Nocardioides conyzicola:
- a CDS encoding NAD(P)-binding domain-containing protein has protein sequence METYDAVVIGAGQAGLSASYHLQRRGIPHVVLDADESPGGAWRHRWDSLTMDDVHGIAALPDADAPGTPDGRANQVVPAYFSDYERAHDLPVLRPVRVDRVEERGDLLVVHAGDRSWTTRTLVNATGTWTQPHLPYYPGAADFRGEQLHTVSYPGPEHFAGKRVVVVGGGASAVQLLGEIAPVAADTLWVTRREPVWRTDDFNPDAGRAAVALVEERVRRGLPPASVVSVTGLALREQERAASLLGAYERHPMFSRIEPDGVRLPDGEVWPADVILWATGFRPAVNHLAPLHLRSEHGGIQLDGTTAVADPRVQLVGYGPSASTIGANRAGRVAARGVAAWLARRDTEDVA, from the coding sequence GTGGAGACGTACGACGCGGTGGTGATCGGGGCCGGGCAGGCCGGGCTGTCGGCGTCGTACCACCTCCAGCGCCGCGGGATCCCGCACGTCGTGCTCGACGCCGACGAGTCGCCGGGGGGCGCGTGGCGGCACCGGTGGGACTCCCTGACCATGGACGACGTGCACGGCATCGCGGCACTGCCGGACGCCGACGCCCCCGGCACACCGGACGGCCGGGCCAACCAGGTCGTGCCGGCGTACTTCTCCGACTACGAGCGCGCCCACGACCTGCCGGTGCTGCGGCCGGTCCGCGTCGACCGGGTGGAGGAGCGGGGCGACCTGTTGGTCGTGCACGCGGGCGACCGCAGCTGGACCACGCGCACCCTCGTCAACGCGACCGGGACCTGGACCCAGCCGCACCTGCCGTACTACCCCGGAGCCGCGGACTTCCGCGGCGAGCAGCTGCACACGGTCTCCTACCCGGGTCCCGAGCACTTCGCCGGCAAGCGGGTCGTGGTCGTCGGCGGCGGCGCCTCCGCGGTCCAGCTGCTCGGCGAGATCGCGCCGGTCGCGGCCGACACCCTGTGGGTCACCCGGCGCGAGCCGGTCTGGCGCACCGACGACTTCAACCCCGACGCCGGCCGTGCGGCCGTGGCGCTGGTCGAGGAGCGGGTACGCCGCGGCCTGCCACCCGCCAGCGTGGTCAGCGTGACCGGGCTGGCGTTGCGCGAGCAGGAACGCGCGGCTTCGCTGCTCGGCGCCTACGAGCGGCACCCGATGTTCAGCCGGATCGAGCCCGACGGCGTACGACTCCCCGACGGCGAGGTGTGGCCCGCCGACGTGATCCTCTGGGCCACCGGCTTCCGGCCCGCGGTCAACCACCTCGCTCCCCTGCACCTCCGCTCCGAGCACGGCGGCATCCAGCTCGACGGCACCACGGCGGTGGCCGACCCGCGGGTGCAGCTGGTCGGCTACGGCCCGTCGGCCAGCACCATCGGCGCCAACCGCGCCGGGCGGGTGGCCGCCCGTGGGGTCGCCGCCTGGTTGGCCCGGCGCGACACGGAGGATGTCGCCTAG
- the add gene encoding adenosine deaminase, whose protein sequence is MTDWSAVPKAEIHLHLEGALESELLVELAQRNGVPLPSYDPAVLDARYRFGDLQDFLDVYFVNLAVMRTEQDFHDLAALYLRRAREAGVVRAESFFNPMVHVRAGVPLEAVMHGYAGAFADARRDGLSCALVLDFTRDLGAEAADEMLTAVAPYRDLIIGVGLDSTEIGYPPSLFRDVFARAAANGLHRTCHAGEEGDAEYVRQALDDLGVERVDHGLRAMEDPELVRRLADEQIAVNVCPLSNVALRAVDRMEVHPVFAMLEAGIRVTVSSDDPAYFGGQVDANFAALEQVGATEEQLAAIVANSFAAAWVDDAERAELEVRSAAPAG, encoded by the coding sequence ATGACCGACTGGTCCGCCGTCCCCAAGGCCGAGATCCACCTGCACCTCGAGGGCGCGCTGGAGTCGGAGCTGCTCGTCGAGCTCGCCCAGCGCAACGGCGTGCCTCTCCCGAGCTACGACCCGGCCGTGCTCGACGCGCGCTACCGCTTCGGCGACCTGCAGGACTTCCTCGACGTCTACTTCGTCAACCTCGCGGTGATGCGCACCGAGCAGGACTTCCACGACCTTGCCGCGCTCTACCTGCGCCGCGCCCGCGAGGCGGGGGTCGTGCGCGCCGAGTCGTTCTTCAACCCGATGGTGCACGTGCGGGCCGGCGTACCGCTCGAGGCCGTCATGCACGGGTACGCCGGCGCGTTCGCCGACGCCCGGCGCGACGGCCTGTCCTGCGCGCTCGTGCTCGACTTCACCCGCGACCTGGGCGCCGAGGCCGCCGACGAGATGCTCACGGCGGTCGCGCCGTACCGCGACCTGATCATCGGCGTCGGGCTGGACTCGACCGAGATCGGCTATCCGCCGTCCCTCTTCCGCGACGTCTTCGCGCGGGCGGCGGCCAACGGCCTGCACCGGACCTGCCACGCCGGTGAGGAGGGCGACGCGGAGTACGTGCGGCAGGCGCTGGACGACCTCGGCGTCGAGCGGGTCGACCACGGGCTGCGGGCGATGGAGGACCCGGAGCTGGTCCGGCGCCTCGCGGACGAGCAGATCGCGGTCAACGTGTGCCCGCTGTCCAACGTCGCCCTGCGCGCCGTCGACCGGATGGAGGTGCATCCGGTGTTCGCGATGCTCGAGGCCGGCATCCGCGTCACGGTCTCGAGCGACGACCCGGCGTACTTCGGCGGCCAGGTCGACGCCAACTTCGCCGCCCTCGAGCAGGTCGGCGCCACGGAGGAGCAGCTCGCCGCAATCGTGGCCAACTCCTTCGCCGCCGCCTGGGTCGACGATGCCGAGCGCGCCGAGCTCGAGGTCAGGTCCGCGGCACCCGCCGGATGA
- a CDS encoding ATP-dependent DNA helicase UvrD2 gives MPAPDLLSALDPEQRQVAEALRGPVRVLAGAGTGKTRAITHRIAHGVATGVYAPTEVLAVTFTTRAAGEMRGRLRELGAGSVQARTFHSAALRQLRYFWPRVQGTELPTLIESKIGLLASAARRQRLNADQALLRDLASEIEWSKVSNVRPDDYAKVARARGRSVSGQDHDTVARVFAAYEDVKRGQGRMDMEDVLLLTAGLLDEDERVAAQVRRQYKWFVVDEFQDVSPLQWALLKLWLGGRDELCVVGDPAQTIYSFAGADARYLRDFRTEFPGAASIELVRNYRSTPEVVDAANTLLAGSDSRGVDLRAQRPSGPSVTYTARPDEVAEADAVAAQIARLRDGGRSLAEVAVLFRINAQSESFEEALSARGVPYVVRGAARFFDRPEVREAVTRLRGAARSGEGAEDGVVASVTGILGGMGWTPEPPTGRGQTRDRWESWQALVHQATEFASTPGADLNAFVDDLDRRASEQHAPVADGVTLATFHAAKGLEWDSVFLCGLQDGTLPITYAETPAAIEEERRLLYVGMTRARVDLSLSWSLARNPGGRGSRKPSRFLDPLLPDAVRATADQPRSRKVASCRECGRPLSTGAEKKLGRCADCPASYDEALFEQLRTWRKERADEEGKPAFVVFTDATLQLIAEHKPQTPDALLKINGIGRSKVEKYGEDVLALVG, from the coding sequence ATGCCCGCCCCCGACCTGCTCTCCGCCCTCGATCCCGAGCAGCGCCAGGTCGCCGAGGCGCTCCGCGGCCCGGTCCGGGTCCTCGCGGGCGCCGGGACCGGCAAGACCCGCGCGATCACCCACCGGATCGCCCACGGTGTCGCCACCGGCGTCTACGCACCCACCGAGGTGCTGGCGGTCACCTTCACCACCCGGGCGGCCGGCGAGATGCGGGGACGCCTGCGTGAGCTGGGGGCGGGCTCGGTCCAGGCGCGGACGTTCCACTCCGCCGCGCTGCGCCAGCTCCGCTACTTCTGGCCGCGCGTCCAGGGCACCGAGCTGCCCACCCTGATCGAGTCCAAGATCGGCCTGCTCGCGTCCGCTGCCCGCCGCCAGCGGCTCAACGCCGACCAGGCACTGCTCCGCGACCTCGCCTCCGAGATCGAGTGGTCCAAGGTCAGCAACGTCCGCCCCGACGACTACGCCAAGGTCGCCCGCGCCCGCGGCCGGTCGGTCTCCGGCCAGGACCACGACACCGTGGCGCGGGTGTTCGCGGCGTACGAGGACGTCAAGCGCGGCCAGGGCCGGATGGACATGGAGGACGTCCTCCTGCTCACCGCCGGGCTCCTCGACGAGGACGAGCGGGTCGCCGCCCAGGTACGCCGCCAGTACAAGTGGTTCGTCGTCGACGAGTTCCAGGACGTCTCGCCGCTCCAGTGGGCGCTGCTCAAGCTGTGGCTCGGCGGCCGCGACGAGCTGTGCGTCGTCGGCGACCCGGCCCAGACGATCTACTCCTTCGCCGGCGCCGACGCCCGCTACCTGCGCGACTTCCGCACCGAGTTCCCCGGCGCCGCCTCGATCGAGCTGGTCCGCAACTACCGCTCGACGCCCGAGGTGGTCGACGCGGCCAACACGCTCCTGGCCGGGTCGGACAGCCGCGGCGTCGACCTGCGTGCGCAGCGCCCGTCGGGTCCGTCGGTCACCTACACCGCGCGGCCGGACGAGGTGGCGGAGGCCGACGCGGTCGCGGCCCAGATCGCCCGGCTCCGCGACGGCGGCCGCTCGCTCGCCGAGGTCGCCGTCCTGTTCCGGATCAACGCCCAGTCGGAGTCCTTCGAGGAGGCGCTCTCCGCCCGCGGCGTCCCGTACGTCGTCCGCGGCGCCGCCCGCTTCTTCGACCGGCCGGAGGTGCGCGAGGCGGTCACCCGGCTCCGCGGCGCCGCCCGCTCCGGGGAGGGCGCCGAGGACGGCGTCGTCGCGTCGGTGACCGGGATCCTCGGCGGGATGGGGTGGACCCCCGAGCCGCCGACCGGTCGCGGCCAGACCCGCGACCGGTGGGAGTCCTGGCAGGCGCTGGTGCACCAGGCGACGGAGTTTGCCTCCACGCCCGGCGCCGACCTCAACGCGTTCGTCGACGACCTCGACCGCCGAGCCTCTGAGCAGCACGCACCGGTCGCCGACGGGGTCACCCTCGCCACCTTCCACGCGGCCAAGGGCCTGGAGTGGGACTCGGTCTTCCTGTGCGGCCTCCAGGACGGCACCCTCCCGATCACGTACGCCGAGACCCCGGCGGCGATCGAGGAGGAGCGCCGGCTGCTCTACGTCGGCATGACCCGCGCCCGCGTCGATCTCTCGCTCTCGTGGTCGCTCGCGCGCAACCCGGGCGGGCGCGGCTCGCGCAAGCCCTCGCGCTTCCTGGACCCGCTGCTGCCCGACGCGGTCAGGGCCACCGCGGACCAGCCGCGCAGCCGCAAGGTCGCCAGCTGCCGCGAGTGCGGCCGCCCACTGTCCACCGGCGCCGAGAAGAAGCTCGGACGCTGCGCGGACTGCCCGGCGTCGTACGACGAGGCGCTCTTCGAGCAGCTGCGCACCTGGCGCAAGGAGCGCGCCGACGAGGAGGGCAAGCCGGCGTTCGTGGTCTTCACCGACGCAACCCTGCAGCTCATCGCGGAGCACAAGCCGCAGACCCCCGACGCCCTGCTGAAGATCAACGGGATCGGCCGGTCCAAGGTCGAGAAGTACGGCGAGGACGTCCTCGCCCTGGTCGGCTGA
- a CDS encoding beta-glucosidase family protein, whose amino-acid sequence MSSSLSAPDLAALVARLTLEQKVRLLTGADFWALYDEPTIGLRRIVTSDGPAGVRGELWDERDPSTNIPSPTAIAASWDPELTATLGRLLAHEARRKGVDVVLAPTVNLHRSPYGGRHFECFSEDPVLTGSIGAALVEGLQSQGVAATVKHFVANDSETDRLTVDARVDERPLRELYLAPFETIVRDAGAWSVMAAYNTVNGHSMTESPMLRDVLHEEWGFDGVTMTDWYAGRTTEPAARGGLDLVMPGPTGPWREALVTAVREGRVDEDAVDAKVLRLLRLAARVGALADGPEPAPVTPWTDDESDALVQRAAAAGFVLVRNAPVGDAPVLPADPTRLRRVAVIGPNAREARFLGGGSALVFPPATVSPLAGLIAALGPDVEVTYCLGARGHERVSAADADLLTTPDGERGIRVEFRGAGGEVLGVDRRLGSAFNWNNAFEGVDPALITEIALDTVVTADQTGEYRIGASGVGRYRLRLDDRPAFDELLELAPGADPVEGLMRPPQEWATVPLTAGQAIRVSLVHVVKDHTADEDLLVSMQLAVDCTVEDDDASLAHAVTDAAAADLAVVVVGTSEEVESEGFDRTSLALPGRQDELVHRVAAVRPETVVVVNAGAPVLMPWRDEVAATLLAWFPGQEFGGALADVLLGQVEPGGRLPTTWPAAEDSVLPSTTPVNGRLDYTEGLHLGYRRFLRDGVEPAYWFGHGLGYTTWSYDEVAVAGEEVSVTVTNTGPRAGRELVQVYLARPDSTVERPVRWLAAHTWVEAEPGTSATARVVVPQRAFEHWDGGWNREAGAFIVEIGRSAADIVLRTEIG is encoded by the coding sequence ATGTCCTCGTCCCTCTCCGCCCCCGACCTGGCGGCGCTCGTCGCCCGGCTGACCCTCGAGCAGAAGGTGCGGCTGCTGACCGGCGCCGACTTCTGGGCGCTCTACGACGAGCCCACCATCGGGCTGCGCCGGATCGTGACCTCCGACGGGCCGGCAGGCGTCCGCGGTGAGCTGTGGGACGAGCGCGACCCGTCGACCAACATCCCCTCACCCACAGCCATTGCCGCGAGCTGGGACCCGGAGCTGACCGCCACGCTCGGCCGGCTCCTCGCCCACGAGGCGCGTCGCAAGGGCGTCGACGTGGTCCTCGCGCCGACCGTCAACCTGCACCGCTCGCCCTACGGCGGCCGCCACTTCGAGTGCTTCAGCGAGGATCCGGTGCTCACCGGGTCGATCGGCGCCGCCCTGGTCGAGGGGCTGCAGTCCCAGGGCGTCGCCGCGACCGTCAAGCACTTCGTCGCCAACGACTCCGAGACCGACCGGCTGACGGTCGACGCCCGGGTCGACGAGCGCCCGCTGCGCGAGCTCTACCTGGCACCGTTCGAGACGATCGTGCGCGACGCCGGCGCCTGGTCGGTGATGGCGGCGTACAACACGGTCAACGGCCACTCGATGACCGAGAGCCCGATGCTGCGCGACGTCCTGCACGAGGAGTGGGGTTTCGACGGTGTCACCATGACGGACTGGTACGCCGGCCGCACGACCGAGCCGGCCGCGCGTGGCGGGCTGGACCTGGTCATGCCCGGACCGACCGGCCCGTGGCGCGAGGCCCTGGTGACCGCCGTGCGCGAGGGCCGGGTGGACGAGGACGCCGTCGACGCGAAGGTGCTGCGCCTGCTCCGGCTGGCCGCCCGCGTCGGCGCGCTCGCCGACGGCCCGGAACCTGCGCCGGTGACGCCGTGGACCGACGACGAGAGCGACGCGCTGGTGCAGCGCGCGGCTGCCGCCGGGTTCGTGCTGGTCCGCAACGCACCGGTCGGCGACGCTCCGGTGCTGCCCGCCGACCCCACGCGCCTGCGCCGGGTGGCGGTGATCGGGCCCAACGCCCGCGAGGCCCGGTTCCTGGGTGGTGGCAGCGCGCTGGTCTTTCCCCCAGCGACGGTCTCGCCGCTCGCGGGGCTGATCGCGGCGCTCGGGCCGGACGTCGAGGTGACCTACTGCCTGGGTGCCCGCGGCCACGAGCGAGTCTCGGCCGCTGATGCCGACCTGCTCACCACCCCCGACGGCGAGCGCGGGATCCGCGTCGAGTTCCGGGGGGCGGGCGGTGAGGTGCTCGGCGTCGACCGTCGCCTCGGCTCGGCCTTCAACTGGAACAACGCCTTCGAGGGCGTCGACCCGGCCTTGATCACCGAGATCGCGCTGGACACCGTGGTCACAGCCGACCAGACCGGCGAGTACCGGATCGGCGCCTCCGGGGTCGGGCGCTACCGGCTCCGGCTCGACGACCGGCCCGCGTTCGACGAGCTGCTCGAGCTGGCCCCGGGCGCCGACCCGGTGGAGGGCCTGATGCGTCCGCCCCAGGAGTGGGCGACCGTGCCCCTGACTGCCGGTCAGGCGATCCGGGTCTCGCTCGTGCACGTGGTCAAGGACCACACCGCCGACGAGGACCTGCTCGTCTCGATGCAGCTCGCCGTCGACTGCACGGTCGAGGACGACGACGCCTCGCTCGCTCACGCGGTCACCGACGCGGCCGCCGCCGATCTCGCGGTGGTCGTGGTCGGCACCAGCGAGGAGGTCGAGAGCGAGGGCTTCGACCGCACCAGCCTGGCGCTCCCGGGGCGCCAGGACGAGCTGGTGCACCGGGTCGCTGCGGTCCGCCCCGAGACCGTGGTCGTCGTCAACGCCGGCGCCCCGGTGCTGATGCCGTGGCGGGACGAGGTCGCCGCGACCCTGCTGGCGTGGTTCCCGGGCCAGGAGTTCGGCGGGGCCCTGGCCGACGTGCTCCTCGGTCAGGTCGAGCCAGGCGGCCGCCTCCCCACGACGTGGCCGGCCGCGGAGGACTCGGTCCTCCCGTCGACCACGCCTGTGAACGGGCGCCTCGACTACACCGAGGGTCTCCACCTCGGCTACCGGAGGTTCCTGCGCGACGGCGTCGAGCCGGCGTACTGGTTCGGTCACGGCCTGGGCTACACGACCTGGTCGTACGACGAGGTCGCGGTCGCCGGGGAAGAGGTCTCGGTGACGGTGACCAACACCGGCCCGCGCGCCGGACGCGAGCTGGTCCAGGTCTACCTCGCCCGCCCGGACAGCACGGTCGAGCGGCCGGTCCGGTGGCTGGCCGCGCACACCTGGGTCGAGGCCGAGCCCGGGACGAGCGCCACCGCGCGGGTCGTCGTACCGCAACGGGCCTTCGAGCACTGGGACGGCGGGTGGAACCGTGAGGCCGGGGCGTTCATCGTGGAGATCGGTCGCTCGGCTGCTGACATCGTGCTCCGCACGGAGATCGGCTGA
- the nudC gene encoding NAD(+) diphosphatase codes for MTYPHEQLSANPHDRTAVHRADDAWLQDRWADPETRVLVVSGTRIKPVDGAIDWVAPAEAPDGLRVLLGEHDGRAWFAVIVDAGISKAAQGEWTPLRGLLPSLADDAMAGAPLVFHALGLAEWLFVTRYCPRCGEPLAPAKSGHELTCANGHTQFPRTDPAVIMVVTHGEPGSEDERCLLGRQAVWPEGRFSTLAGFCEPGETLEDAVRREVAEEVGVEVGEVEYFGNQPWPLPASLMLGMIGRAVSTDITVDEHEIEEARWFTRTEMKTLAEAGTLVLPGGVSISRSLVEHWYGGPLPGAW; via the coding sequence GTGACGTACCCGCACGAGCAGCTGTCGGCCAACCCGCACGACCGGACGGCCGTGCACCGCGCGGACGACGCCTGGCTGCAGGACCGCTGGGCCGACCCCGAGACCCGCGTCCTCGTGGTCTCCGGGACCCGGATCAAGCCCGTCGACGGGGCCATCGACTGGGTCGCGCCGGCCGAGGCGCCGGACGGGCTGCGGGTGCTGCTCGGCGAGCACGACGGGCGGGCCTGGTTCGCCGTCATCGTGGACGCCGGGATCTCGAAGGCCGCCCAGGGGGAGTGGACCCCGCTGCGCGGGCTGCTGCCCTCTCTGGCCGACGACGCGATGGCCGGCGCGCCGCTGGTCTTCCACGCGCTCGGCCTGGCCGAGTGGCTCTTCGTCACCCGCTACTGCCCGCGCTGCGGCGAGCCGCTCGCCCCGGCGAAGTCGGGCCACGAGCTGACCTGCGCCAACGGGCACACCCAGTTCCCGCGTACCGACCCGGCCGTGATCATGGTCGTCACCCACGGCGAGCCCGGCTCCGAGGACGAGCGCTGCCTCCTCGGCCGCCAGGCGGTCTGGCCTGAGGGCCGCTTCTCGACGCTCGCCGGCTTCTGCGAGCCCGGCGAGACGCTCGAGGACGCCGTACGCCGTGAGGTGGCCGAGGAGGTCGGCGTCGAGGTCGGCGAGGTGGAGTACTTCGGCAACCAGCCCTGGCCGCTGCCCGCGAGCCTGATGCTCGGCATGATCGGCCGGGCCGTGTCGACCGACATCACGGTCGACGAGCACGAGATCGAGGAAGCCCGCTGGTTCACCCGCACCGAGATGAAGACGCTCGCCGAGGCGGGCACGCTGGTGCTCCCCGGCGGCGTCTCGATCAGCCGCTCACTCGTCGAGCACTGGTACGGCGGCCCGCTCCCCGGCGCCTGGTAG
- a CDS encoding isopenicillin N synthase family dioxygenase translates to MAAPFVVPTVDLSPYVQDHGPAERAVVAADLARACREVGFIQVVGHGVPTAVTDGLAAAMDDFFAQDLAAKKRWVRPAAENRGYSPPKSESLSYTLGVDPVTRMNDFFEAYNVGASDDDYPGFTATSDDYAANTWPDTADFEPRVTAYFAEARRVAHVLQDAFADALGTDRERFAAVSDHAINVLRMNNYALPPGEIDLGADLTGMGEHTDFGFVTVLWADQVAGLQVLGQDGTWHDVMPADGALLVNLGDIAARVTNDEWMSTLHRVKPPVVDGTIRRRRSAAFFHDWNADALIETLPAALERGEAFYEPVTVSEHVAAKLRGSRAGVKNPSAAREQARVEAVLG, encoded by the coding sequence ATGGCCGCACCCTTCGTCGTACCGACCGTCGACCTCAGCCCGTACGTCCAGGACCACGGGCCCGCCGAGCGGGCCGTGGTCGCGGCCGACCTGGCCCGCGCCTGCCGCGAGGTCGGCTTCATCCAGGTCGTCGGGCACGGCGTCCCGACCGCGGTGACCGACGGGCTGGCCGCGGCGATGGACGACTTCTTCGCGCAGGACCTGGCGGCCAAGAAGCGGTGGGTGCGCCCCGCCGCCGAGAACCGAGGCTACAGCCCACCGAAGAGCGAGTCCCTCAGCTACACGCTCGGCGTCGACCCGGTCACCCGGATGAACGACTTCTTCGAGGCCTACAACGTCGGGGCGTCGGACGATGACTACCCCGGCTTCACCGCGACCAGCGACGACTACGCCGCCAACACCTGGCCGGACACCGCCGACTTCGAGCCGCGGGTCACGGCGTACTTCGCCGAGGCGCGGCGGGTCGCGCACGTGCTGCAGGACGCGTTCGCTGACGCGCTCGGCACCGACCGGGAGCGCTTCGCGGCCGTCTCCGACCACGCCATCAACGTGCTGCGGATGAACAACTACGCGCTCCCGCCCGGCGAGATCGACCTCGGCGCCGACCTGACCGGGATGGGCGAGCACACCGACTTCGGCTTCGTCACCGTGCTCTGGGCCGACCAGGTCGCGGGCCTCCAGGTGCTCGGCCAGGACGGGACCTGGCACGACGTGATGCCGGCCGACGGCGCCCTGCTCGTCAACCTCGGCGACATCGCCGCCCGGGTCACCAACGACGAGTGGATGTCCACCCTGCACCGCGTGAAGCCGCCGGTCGTCGACGGCACCATCAGGCGCCGGCGGTCGGCCGCGTTCTTCCACGACTGGAACGCCGACGCGCTGATCGAGACCCTGCCCGCCGCGCTCGAGCGCGGCGAGGCGTTCTACGAGCCGGTCACGGTCTCCGAGCACGTCGCCGCCAAGCTGCGCGGCTCGCGGGCCGGCGTCAAGAACCCGAGTGCCGCGCGCGAGCAGGCCCGCGTCGAGGCGGTGCTCGGATGA
- a CDS encoding helix-turn-helix domain-containing protein: MTTPANEGQDEAAIAVALGRSIAAARAARQLSMRAVATQAGISQPFLSQIENGRTMPSLLTLYRIATALGLSPAELMPAEPESEPVHLVRRGEGPVVRVSEAPNAGSGRLVTAAGARTVISEYRVTPDQDLGDWFRSDGELVVYVADGRIAVTIDGRGEWELDAGDTITYSGDQPNVWRVLGPGPATILLVYSPDL, from the coding sequence GTGACGACTCCCGCCAACGAGGGCCAGGACGAGGCGGCGATCGCGGTCGCGCTCGGCCGGTCGATCGCCGCGGCCCGTGCCGCCCGCCAGCTCTCGATGCGCGCGGTCGCCACGCAGGCCGGCATCAGCCAGCCCTTCCTGAGCCAGATCGAGAACGGCCGCACGATGCCGTCGCTGCTCACCCTCTACCGGATCGCGACCGCGCTCGGCCTGTCACCGGCCGAGCTGATGCCGGCCGAGCCCGAGTCCGAGCCGGTCCACCTCGTACGCCGCGGCGAGGGCCCGGTCGTCCGGGTCTCCGAGGCACCCAACGCCGGGTCGGGGCGCCTCGTCACGGCGGCCGGCGCACGGACGGTGATCAGCGAGTACCGCGTCACCCCCGACCAGGACCTCGGCGACTGGTTCCGCTCCGACGGCGAGCTGGTCGTGTACGTCGCGGACGGACGGATCGCGGTCACCATCGACGGCCGCGGCGAGTGGGAGCTCGACGCCGGCGACACGATCACCTACTCCGGCGACCAGCCGAACGTGTGGAGGGTGCTCGGCCCGGGCCCGGCGACGATCCTGCTGGTCTACTCACCGGACCTGTAA
- a CDS encoding WhiB family transcriptional regulator, whose amino-acid sequence MTISELVRTDGTAEVLPQEITLGQLHDEANRVDEELLPCRINNPELWFAESPTDVEFAKELCLDCPVRSMCLDGALERREPWGVWGGQLFLQGVVIPRKRPRGRPRKNEVAA is encoded by the coding sequence ATGACCATCAGTGAACTCGTCCGCACCGATGGGACTGCCGAGGTCCTGCCCCAGGAGATCACCCTGGGCCAGCTCCACGACGAGGCCAACAGGGTCGACGAAGAGCTGCTCCCGTGCCGGATCAACAACCCGGAGCTCTGGTTCGCCGAGTCGCCCACCGACGTGGAGTTCGCCAAGGAGCTCTGCCTGGACTGCCCGGTCCGGTCGATGTGCCTGGACGGCGCCCTCGAACGCCGCGAACCCTGGGGCGTCTGGGGAGGCCAGCTCTTCCTCCAGGGCGTCGTGATCCCGCGCAAGCGTCCACGCGGCCGCCCCCGCAAGAACGAAGTCGCCGCCTGA
- a CDS encoding mycoredoxin codes for MSSSFTMYTTPWCGYCHRLKSQLDREGIPFDIVDIEQDPSATQIVESANNGNQTVPTLVYSDGTAQTNPSLVQVKAKLAELASA; via the coding sequence ATGAGCAGCTCCTTCACCATGTACACCACCCCCTGGTGCGGCTACTGCCACCGGCTGAAGAGCCAGCTCGACCGTGAGGGCATCCCCTTCGACATCGTCGACATCGAGCAGGACCCGAGCGCAACGCAGATCGTCGAGTCGGCCAACAACGGCAACCAGACGGTCCCCACGCTGGTCTACTCCGACGGCACCGCCCAGACGAACCCGTCGCTGGTCCAGGTCAAGGCGAAGCTCGCGGAGCTGGCGAGCGCGTGA
- the deoD gene encoding purine-nucleoside phosphorylase, which yields MSTHIGAQAGDIAPLVLMPGDPLRAKWIAETFLEDARCYTEVRGMYGFTGTWQGQRVSVQGSGMGQPSLAIYAHELMAEYDVQSIIRVGSCGAMTERVAVRDIVIASGACTDSSMNRIRFEGLDYAPVADFGLLRAAYDAATAQDLDEAVHVGLIYSSDSFYPARPELSARMVEYGVLAVEMEASALYTLAARHGRRALAICTVSDHLVTGEETTSQEREQTFGAMIEIALTAGLAQA from the coding sequence GTGAGCACCCACATCGGAGCCCAGGCCGGCGACATCGCACCCCTCGTCCTCATGCCCGGCGACCCCTTGCGCGCGAAGTGGATCGCGGAGACGTTCCTCGAGGACGCCCGCTGCTACACCGAGGTCCGCGGGATGTACGGCTTCACCGGCACGTGGCAGGGCCAGCGCGTGTCGGTCCAGGGCTCCGGCATGGGCCAGCCGTCGCTCGCGATCTACGCCCACGAGCTGATGGCGGAGTACGACGTGCAGTCGATCATCCGAGTCGGCTCCTGCGGCGCGATGACCGAGCGGGTCGCCGTACGCGACATCGTGATCGCGTCGGGCGCCTGCACCGACTCGTCGATGAACCGGATCCGCTTCGAGGGCCTCGACTACGCGCCGGTCGCCGACTTCGGGCTGCTGCGGGCGGCGTACGACGCCGCGACCGCACAGGACCTCGACGAGGCCGTGCACGTCGGGCTGATCTACAGCAGCGACTCGTTCTACCCAGCGCGACCCGAGCTGTCCGCGCGGATGGTGGAGTACGGCGTGCTCGCGGTCGAGATGGAGGCCAGCGCGCTCTACACCCTGGCCGCCCGGCACGGCCGCCGCGCGCTGGCGATCTGCACGGTGTCCGACCACCTCGTCACCGGCGAGGAGACGACCTCGCAGGAGCGCGAGCAGACCTTCGGCGCGATGATCGAGATCGCGCTGACGGCGGGGCTGGCTCAGGCCTGA